One window of Microcoleus vaginatus PCC 9802 genomic DNA carries:
- a CDS encoding phosphodiesterase: MLDAKTLFQETYYLAKNPEVAAAVAKGNFQNGFEHFTQFGQFEGRNPSALFDTNYYLLNNPEVATAVNSKATTAIQHFINFGESEGRNPSPFYNNSYYLGKNLDVAAAVDRDEITGIGHFIQFGESENRSPSPLYNDSYYLAKNPDITAAVERDELTGIEHFINFGAAEGRDVTPFIKSGDSTLPNGVASGDTTQTSTVLWTRSTVLGNVVFEYSTDPNFSNNLGTLTDTVTDVTVPVKAQLTNLKPGTQYFYRVRDAAGTSAVGQFRTAAELGNRQGLRFGVAGDWQGQLTPFPAISNAPERNLDFFVRLGDSAYVDDLSPDLPGVRQPKTFEEFSTKHNEVYGQRYGLNTWADLQASTSIYASWDDHELTNDFAGGATPSESPQKEGIFGTGGGFVNDTPVFDTGLQAFQAYNPVRDDFYGNTGDSRTANEQKLYRYNTFGSDAATFVLDLRSFRDNSLKSIPETSDQATVNKFLNDAFTPNRTLLGGAQLQDLKNDLLKSQQNGITWKFIMSSDPIQNFGIPVAGDRWEGYAAERTDLLRFIKENNIKNVVFATGDFHGYVVNNVTYQEAAGQPQIPTDVIDVMTSPVAIQLNIGQGPFAAPFGPATVAFTPTVLLPQSEKDRYNSLPTREEKDAFVRNILDTRTAPLGYDPVGLEGSGIDARLIQGEYLGVHTYGWNEFEVAPESQQLRVITYGIEPYTQSQLDANPSAIINRKPFIVSEFVVNPK, encoded by the coding sequence ATGTTAGACGCTAAAACTCTATTTCAAGAAACCTACTATCTGGCTAAAAACCCAGAGGTAGCAGCCGCTGTAGCCAAAGGGAACTTCCAAAACGGATTTGAACACTTCACCCAATTCGGTCAATTTGAGGGTCGCAACCCTAGCGCCCTATTCGATACTAATTATTATCTCCTAAATAACCCTGAGGTTGCCACCGCTGTCAACAGCAAAGCTACCACAGCAATACAACACTTCATTAATTTTGGAGAATCAGAAGGCCGCAATCCTAGCCCATTCTATAACAACAGCTATTATCTAGGGAAAAATCTCGATGTTGCTGCGGCTGTCGATCGCGATGAAATTACTGGTATTGGTCACTTCATCCAATTTGGTGAATCGGAAAACCGCAGTCCTAGCCCTTTATATAACGATAGCTATTATCTGGCAAAAAACCCAGATATTACTGCTGCTGTTGAGCGCGACGAACTCACTGGCATTGAACACTTTATCAATTTTGGTGCTGCTGAAGGGCGAGATGTCACCCCATTTATTAAGTCTGGTGACTCAACCTTGCCAAATGGCGTTGCTTCTGGAGATACCACCCAAACTTCAACGGTTTTGTGGACTCGCAGCACAGTTCTGGGTAATGTTGTCTTTGAATACTCCACAGATCCAAACTTCAGTAACAATCTCGGTACTCTCACAGATACCGTCACCGATGTTACCGTACCCGTGAAAGCTCAACTGACGAATTTAAAGCCTGGTACTCAATATTTTTATCGAGTGCGTGATGCCGCTGGCACTTCAGCAGTTGGGCAATTCCGCACTGCTGCTGAGTTGGGAAATCGCCAGGGTTTACGATTTGGGGTAGCAGGCGACTGGCAAGGTCAACTTACTCCTTTCCCCGCTATTTCCAATGCGCCGGAACGCAATCTCGACTTTTTTGTTCGCCTCGGCGACAGCGCTTATGTAGACGATCTATCGCCGGATTTGCCGGGAGTCAGACAACCTAAAACTTTTGAAGAGTTTAGCACCAAGCACAATGAAGTCTACGGTCAACGTTATGGCCTCAATACCTGGGCGGATTTGCAGGCTTCTACTAGCATCTATGCTAGCTGGGATGACCACGAACTCACGAATGATTTTGCCGGGGGTGCAACACCTAGTGAGTCACCGCAAAAAGAAGGAATTTTTGGGACGGGGGGAGGCTTTGTCAATGATACGCCTGTATTTGACACAGGTTTACAAGCATTTCAAGCCTACAATCCCGTGCGAGATGATTTTTATGGCAATACGGGCGACTCTCGCACTGCTAATGAGCAGAAACTTTATCGTTACAATACCTTCGGCAGTGATGCAGCTACATTTGTGTTAGACTTGCGCTCTTTCCGAGATAATTCTTTGAAAAGTATCCCAGAAACTTCCGACCAAGCTACTGTTAATAAGTTTCTCAATGATGCCTTTACGCCCAATCGCACGCTGTTAGGAGGGGCGCAACTTCAGGATTTGAAAAATGACTTACTGAAATCTCAACAAAATGGCATCACTTGGAAGTTTATTATGTCAAGCGATCCGATTCAAAATTTTGGGATTCCGGTTGCAGGCGATCGCTGGGAAGGTTATGCTGCTGAACGAACAGATTTGCTGCGTTTCATCAAAGAAAATAACATCAAAAATGTGGTTTTTGCGACCGGAGATTTTCACGGATATGTCGTGAATAATGTCACCTATCAAGAAGCCGCAGGTCAGCCGCAAATCCCTACGGATGTTATTGATGTAATGACCAGTCCTGTTGCTATTCAGTTGAACATCGGGCAAGGGCCGTTTGCCGCCCCCTTTGGTCCAGCAACAGTTGCTTTTACGCCCACCGTTTTGCTGCCACAATCGGAAAAAGATCGCTATAATTCATTGCCGACAAGGGAAGAAAAAGATGCTTTTGTCCGCAATATTCTGGATACTCGGACAGCGCCGCTAGGATATGATCCAGTTGGTTTGGAAGGTTCTGGGATTGACGCTAGACTGATTCAGGGAGAGTATTTAGGAGTGCATACCTACGGCTGGAATGAGTTTGAAGTTGCTCCTGAGAGTCAGCAGTTGCGGGTAATAACTTATGGTATTGAACCTTACACGCAGTCTCAACTTGATGCTAATCCCAGTGCGATTATTAATCGAAAGCCATTTATTGTCAGTGAGTTTGTTGTTAATCCTAAGTGA
- a CDS encoding leucine-rich repeat domain-containing protein — MNLQKLIVVTCCAIGLASCGNRPSALVSETQAGKSGRTFADWCRAQASLSPEAKHTVELLLKVAETTECDVAYQKLSSIEELYLNDKKINDIKPLESLTNLTGLVLSDNQINDIKPLESLTNLTKLYLGNNKIKDIKPLQSLTNLTQLGLHNTRISDIKPLQSLTNLTKLDLSNNKTLDIKPLQSLTNLTKLYLDNNKIKDIKPLESLTNLTHLQLMSNQIKDIKPLESLTNLTSLHLYNNQISDIKPLESLTKLTWLWLDNNKISDIKPLKSLTNLTEIKLGSNKISDIKPLESLTNLTSLYLHNNQISDIKPLESLTKLTSLWLINNQISDIKPLESLTNLTGIVLSNNRISDIKPLESLNKLTLLALTNNQISDIKPLESLTNLTGIVLMSNQIQDIKPLQSLTNLTLLALTNNKISDIKPLQSLTNLTLLSLEKNQISDIKPLESLTNLTEIRLSGNPIAPKTCPIKPESICNWEP; from the coding sequence ATGAATTTACAAAAATTGATAGTAGTTACTTGTTGTGCGATCGGTCTGGCATCATGTGGAAATAGACCTTCCGCGTTAGTCTCGGAAACGCAAGCGGGAAAAAGTGGACGAACATTTGCTGATTGGTGTCGCGCTCAAGCTTCTTTGAGTCCTGAAGCTAAACATACTGTTGAGCTGCTGTTGAAGGTAGCAGAGACTACTGAGTGCGATGTAGCCTATCAAAAACTTTCGAGTATCGAGGAACTCTACCTCAACGACAAGAAAATCAACGACATCAAACCGCTAGAATCCTTGACTAACCTGACTGGGCTCGTCCTCAGCGACAATCAAATCAATGACATCAAACCGCTAGAATCCTTGACTAACCTGACAAAGCTCTACCTCGGCAACAATAAAATCAAGGACATCAAACCGTTGCAATCCTTGACTAACCTAACACAGCTCGGACTCCACAACACTCGAATCAGCGACATCAAACCGTTGCAATCCTTGACTAACCTGACAAAGCTCGACCTCAGCAACAATAAAACCCTGGACATCAAACCGTTGCAATCCTTGACTAACCTGACAAAGCTCTACCTCGACAACAATAAAATCAAGGACATCAAACCCCTAGAATCCTTGACTAACTTGACTCATCTCCAGCTCATGAGCAATCAAATCAAGGACATCAAACCGCTAGAATCCTTGACTAACCTGACTTCTCTCCACCTCTACAACAATCAAATTAGCGACATTAAACCGCTAGAATCCTTGACTAAACTGACTTGGCTCTGGCTCGACAACAATAAAATCAGCGACATCAAACCGCTAAAATCCTTGACTAACCTGACTGAGATCAAACTCGGCAGCAATAAAATCAGCGACATCAAACCGCTAGAATCCTTGACTAACTTGACATCGCTCTACCTCCACAACAATCAAATTAGCGACATCAAACCGCTAGAATCCTTGACTAAACTGACTTCGCTCTGGCTCATCAACAATCAAATTAGCGACATCAAACCGCTAGAATCCTTGACTAACCTGACAGGGATCGTCCTCAGCAACAATCGAATCAGCGACATCAAACCGCTAGAATCTTTGAATAAACTGACTTTGCTCGCCCTCACCAACAATCAAATCAGCGATATCAAACCGCTAGAATCCTTGACTAACCTGACAGGGATCGTCCTCATGAGCAATCAAATCCAGGACATCAAACCGTTGCAATCCTTGACTAACCTGACTTTGCTCGCCCTCACCAACAATAAAATCAGCGACATCAAACCGCTACAATCCTTGACTAACCTGACTTTGCTCTCCCTCGAAAAAAATCAAATCAGCGACATCAAACCGCTAGAATCCTTGACTAACCTGACTGAAATTAGGCTCAGCGGAAATCCGATCGCTCCTAAAACTTGCCCGATCAAGCCAGAGTCTATCTGTAATTGGGAACCATAA
- the vat gene encoding Vat family streptogramin A O-acetyltransferase produces the protein MTEIGPDPNRPYPMTDQRRVCFIKNFIKSPNIIVGDYSYYDDPIDPENFEKNVLYNYGNDKLIIGKFCAIATNVKFIMNGANHKLDGISTYPFPVFGNGWETAMNLLMELPSKGDTVIGNDVWIGYESFIMPGVKIGDGAVIAAKSVVVKDIPAYTVVGGNPAHPIKQRFSDAEVAQLLEIRWWDWEIDKISRNVSIIMQSDIQALRNAE, from the coding sequence ATGACAGAAATTGGGCCCGATCCAAACCGACCTTATCCGATGACCGATCAGCGGCGCGTATGCTTCATCAAAAACTTTATTAAATCCCCCAACATTATCGTCGGCGATTACTCATATTACGACGATCCAATAGATCCAGAAAACTTTGAAAAAAATGTACTTTATAACTACGGAAACGACAAATTAATTATTGGTAAATTTTGTGCGATCGCTACCAACGTCAAATTCATCATGAACGGTGCCAATCACAAACTAGACGGGATTTCAACTTATCCTTTTCCTGTTTTTGGGAATGGTTGGGAAACAGCCATGAATTTATTAATGGAACTGCCAAGTAAAGGCGATACCGTCATTGGCAATGATGTTTGGATCGGCTATGAATCCTTCATTATGCCTGGAGTAAAAATCGGCGACGGTGCCGTCATTGCCGCCAAATCCGTTGTAGTAAAAGACATTCCCGCTTACACCGTTGTGGGTGGAAACCCCGCCCATCCAATCAAACAGCGTTTTAGCGATGCTGAAGTTGCACAACTATTAGAAATTAGGTGGTGGGATTGGGAAATCGACAAGATTTCGCGCAATGTCAGCATAATTATGCAAAGCGATATTCAAGCACTCCGCAATGCTGAGTAA
- a CDS encoding aminopeptidase: MLLGKIELSNRRTLTRLAILSTILISLISGIWLSMIAMPGKSYSGTIPPLTAQEISLRDALQRDVEKLSGEIGERNFIQYQKLGEAADFLEASFQAAGYKVERQGYKIDDKFYYNIEVEIPGGKKADEIVVIGAHYDSVVGSPGANDNATGAAGVLALARMFAGKKPEKTVRFVEFVNEEPPFFWTADMGSLVYAKRCRERNEKIVSMLSLETIGYYSDAKNSQKYPAPLNLFYPTSGNFIGFIGNTSSSKLVREAIASFRRHAEFPSEGAAIPGGIPGVGWSDQWSFWQHGYPGLMVTDTAPYRYPYYHTAQDTPDKVDWERTTKVIAGLEKVVADLVGVDIN, translated from the coding sequence ATGCTATTGGGGAAAATTGAATTATCGAATCGCAGAACGTTAACTAGACTGGCTATCCTTAGTACGATCTTAATTAGTCTGATTAGTGGGATATGGTTGAGTATGATTGCAATGCCAGGGAAAAGCTACAGCGGGACAATTCCCCCTTTAACAGCACAGGAAATCTCGCTCCGAGATGCTTTACAGCGCGATGTGGAAAAGCTCTCTGGTGAAATCGGAGAGCGCAACTTTATACAATATCAAAAACTTGGAGAAGCCGCTGACTTTCTCGAAGCATCTTTTCAAGCGGCTGGCTATAAAGTTGAACGACAAGGATATAAAATTGATGATAAATTTTATTATAACATAGAAGTGGAGATTCCAGGGGGAAAAAAGGCAGATGAAATAGTTGTAATTGGGGCACATTATGATTCTGTGGTCGGGAGTCCAGGGGCCAATGATAATGCAACGGGGGCGGCGGGAGTGCTGGCTTTAGCGAGAATGTTTGCAGGTAAAAAGCCTGAAAAAACTGTGCGTTTTGTTGAGTTTGTGAATGAGGAACCGCCTTTTTTCTGGACTGCTGATATGGGGAGTTTGGTTTATGCGAAAAGATGCAGAGAGCGTAATGAAAAAATTGTTTCGATGCTCAGTTTAGAAACAATTGGTTATTACTCAGATGCCAAAAACAGCCAGAAATATCCAGCACCATTAAACCTCTTTTATCCTACATCGGGAAATTTTATCGGATTTATTGGCAATACATCCTCAAGTAAACTGGTTAGAGAGGCGATCGCATCTTTCCGCCGCCATGCTGAATTTCCGTCGGAAGGTGCAGCAATTCCCGGTGGCATTCCTGGTGTTGGTTGGTCAGATCAATGGTCTTTTTGGCAACATGGTTATCCAGGGCTGATGGTGACAGATACTGCTCCCTATCGCTATCCTTACTATCACACGGCGCAAGATACACCCGATAAGGTGGATTGGGAACGGACGACGAAGGTGATAGCTGGATTGGAGAAAGTTGTGGCAGATTTGGTGGGAGTTGATATTAATTAG
- a CDS encoding DEAD/DEAH box helicase has product MNLLFEGLGLSEELVLHLETLGFTEPTPIQVQAIPHLLAGRDVVGQAQTGTGKTAAFSLPILERIDLDVTAVQALVLTPTRELAMQVTEAIRDLSGISSEGPVKVGRSLQVLTVYGGQSIDRQMQRLKRGVHVVVGTPGRILDMLSRGSLKLDKVKWLVLDEADEMLSMGFIQDVEKILDAAPKERQTAFFSATMEASIRKLVARHLRNPVNVTVEQPKATPKRISQGVYMIPRGWSKARALQPILEMEDPESALIFVRTRQSAAELTSQLQAAGHSVDEYHGNLNQAQRERLLHRFRQCQVRWVVATDIAARGLDVDHLTHVINYDLPDSVESYVHRIGRTGRAGREGTAITLIQPVDRRKLRLIERHVRSSLTVRNIPTRAQIEARQLEKMQGKVREALAGERMASFLPLVSQLSEEYDSHAIAAAALQMAFDQSRPAWMGADYAQQEDPPIGGENSVKPILIKKRAKTGAPSNSVPAPTFSGAPSAPVPQNS; this is encoded by the coding sequence ATGAATTTATTGTTTGAAGGCTTAGGTCTTTCGGAAGAACTCGTTCTCCATCTGGAAACACTAGGCTTTACAGAACCTACTCCCATCCAAGTACAAGCAATTCCGCACTTGCTAGCAGGTCGCGACGTTGTGGGTCAAGCCCAAACAGGGACAGGCAAAACGGCAGCATTCTCGTTGCCCATCTTGGAGCGGATTGATTTAGATGTAACTGCGGTGCAAGCACTGGTGCTGACGCCGACTCGCGAATTGGCGATGCAAGTAACTGAAGCCATCCGTGATTTGAGCGGCATCAGCAGCGAGGGCCCGGTAAAAGTGGGTCGCTCTCTGCAAGTTCTGACAGTGTACGGCGGTCAATCGATCGATCGTCAAATGCAGCGTTTGAAGCGCGGCGTGCACGTCGTCGTCGGTACACCCGGACGCATATTGGATATGCTCAGCCGTGGCAGCCTGAAACTAGACAAGGTAAAGTGGCTGGTTTTGGATGAAGCTGACGAAATGCTGAGCATGGGCTTTATCCAAGATGTGGAAAAAATCTTGGATGCTGCACCAAAAGAACGTCAAACGGCATTTTTCTCGGCGACGATGGAAGCTTCCATTCGGAAATTGGTGGCGCGGCATTTGCGTAACCCAGTCAACGTCACCGTAGAACAGCCAAAAGCAACGCCAAAGCGCATCAGCCAAGGCGTGTACATGATTCCCCGCGGCTGGTCGAAGGCAAGAGCCCTACAGCCAATTTTAGAAATGGAAGACCCGGAATCTGCACTGATTTTTGTGCGGACTCGGCAGTCGGCGGCAGAACTCACCAGCCAACTGCAAGCAGCCGGTCACAGCGTTGATGAGTATCACGGTAATTTGAATCAGGCACAGCGGGAACGCTTGCTGCATCGGTTCCGCCAATGTCAGGTGCGCTGGGTAGTGGCGACTGATATTGCGGCGCGGGGTTTGGACGTGGATCACTTGACTCACGTGATTAACTACGATTTGCCCGACAGTGTGGAAAGCTACGTTCACCGGATCGGACGCACGGGCCGGGCTGGTCGCGAAGGAACGGCAATTACGCTGATTCAACCGGTCGATCGCCGCAAACTGCGTTTGATTGAACGCCACGTTCGATCGAGCTTGACGGTGCGAAACATTCCGACACGGGCGCAAATTGAAGCTCGTCAGTTGGAAAAGATGCAGGGTAAAGTTCGCGAAGCTTTGGCTGGCGAACGGATGGCATCTTTCTTGCCTCTGGTATCTCAGTTATCCGAGGAGTACGACTCCCACGCGATCGCCGCTGCTGCTTTGCAAATGGCTTTCGATCAAAGCCGTCCTGCTTGGATGGGCGCGGATTACGCTCAACAAGAAGATCCCCCGATTGGTGGAGAAAACAGCGTCAAGCCAATCTTGATCAAAAAGCGGGCTAAGACTGGTGCACCGAGTAATTCTGTACCAGCGCCGACTTTTTCTGGAGCACCGAGTGCTCCTGTTCCCCAGAACAGCTAA
- a CDS encoding aminotransferase class I/II-fold pyridoxal phosphate-dependent enzyme gives MNSVSRLQEAEQALFQIFSGIDTTVKQNLQRVLKAFRSHRVGVHHFAGVTGYGHDDLGRETLDGLFAEVVGAEAAAVRVQFVSGTHAIACALFGILRPGDEMLAVAGSPYDTLEEVIGLRGQGQGSLLEFGISYRELPLTPEGSLDWQALSSTISAKTRLVFIQRSCGYSWRSSLSISEIEKIVAIVKHQNPSTICFVDNCYGEFVDDCEPTAVGADLMAGSLIKNPGGTIVPAGGYVAGRADLVEAATCRLTAPGIGSSGGATFDLNRLLFQGLFMAPGCVGEAMKGNHLTAYVFYKLGYRVNPMPLARRRDVIQAIEFGSADKLVAFCRAVQQNSPVGSYLDPVPAPMHGYESQLVMAGGTFIDGSTSEFSADGPLREPYVAFCQGGTHWTHVSIALEDAIEAVGPAK, from the coding sequence ATGAATAGCGTTTCACGGCTACAGGAAGCAGAACAGGCACTCTTTCAGATTTTTTCTGGTATTGACACTACAGTCAAGCAAAATCTTCAACGAGTCTTAAAAGCTTTTCGCAGCCACCGGGTTGGAGTCCACCATTTTGCAGGGGTTACGGGTTACGGCCACGATGATTTGGGTCGAGAGACTTTGGACGGGTTATTTGCCGAAGTGGTAGGGGCAGAGGCCGCGGCTGTCCGGGTACAGTTTGTTTCGGGTACTCACGCGATCGCCTGTGCTCTTTTTGGCATCCTGCGTCCTGGTGATGAAATGTTGGCAGTGGCTGGTTCTCCCTACGATACTTTAGAAGAAGTGATCGGCTTGCGGGGGCAAGGTCAAGGTTCACTGCTTGAGTTTGGCATTAGTTACCGTGAGTTGCCTCTAACTCCCGAAGGAAGTTTGGATTGGCAGGCACTAAGCTCTACTATTTCAGCAAAGACTCGCCTGGTTTTTATCCAGCGCTCTTGCGGCTATTCTTGGCGGTCGAGTTTGTCTATTTCTGAGATTGAAAAAATCGTCGCCATAGTCAAACATCAGAATCCTAGCACAATTTGCTTTGTTGATAATTGTTACGGGGAGTTTGTTGATGATTGCGAACCTACTGCTGTGGGTGCGGATCTGATGGCTGGTTCTTTAATCAAAAATCCGGGGGGTACGATCGTACCTGCTGGGGGTTACGTCGCCGGGAGGGCTGATTTAGTGGAGGCGGCAACTTGTCGCTTGACGGCGCCAGGAATTGGCAGCAGCGGCGGCGCTACTTTTGATTTGAATCGGCTGCTGTTTCAGGGTTTGTTTATGGCTCCCGGTTGTGTGGGGGAGGCGATGAAGGGCAATCATTTGACGGCTTATGTTTTTTATAAGTTGGGTTATCGAGTGAATCCTATGCCTTTGGCTAGAAGACGAGATGTGATTCAGGCGATCGAATTCGGTTCTGCTGATAAATTAGTTGCTTTTTGTAGGGCGGTTCAGCAAAATTCCCCCGTCGGTTCCTATTTAGATCCAGTGCCGGCTCCGATGCACGGGTACGAGAGTCAGTTGGTGATGGCTGGGGGTACTTTTATTGATGGGAGTACGTCGGAGTTTTCGGCTGACGGGCCACTCCGGGAGCCTTACGTGGCTTTTTGTCAGGGGGGGACTCATTGGACTCATGTATCGATCGCTCTTGAGGATGCGATCGAGGCTGTGGGCCCAGCTAAGTAA
- a CDS encoding DUF2237 domain-containing protein, whose product MVTEATNVVGGKLETCCTSPMTGYYRDGKCNTGGGDFGAHTVCAQLTEEFLQFTKSNGNDLSTPVPEFNFPGLKPGDCWCLCAARWKEAMDAGVAPPVVLAATHALTLEYVSLDELKQHAADL is encoded by the coding sequence ATGGTGACAGAAGCTACAAATGTGGTGGGCGGAAAGTTAGAGACTTGCTGCACGTCGCCGATGACGGGCTATTATCGAGACGGCAAATGCAATACAGGTGGTGGCGACTTTGGGGCTCACACTGTTTGTGCTCAACTGACAGAAGAGTTTTTGCAATTCACTAAATCGAACGGAAATGATTTGAGCACTCCGGTTCCCGAATTTAATTTCCCCGGTTTGAAGCCTGGGGATTGCTGGTGTTTGTGCGCTGCTCGGTGGAAGGAAGCAATGGATGCAGGAGTTGCGCCGCCTGTGGTTTTGGCTGCGACTCACGCCTTGACTTTGGAATACGTTTCTTTAGATGAATTGAAGCAGCACGCTGCTGATTTGTAG
- a CDS encoding GNAT family N-acetyltransferase — protein sequence MRVRTYEIGDTQQIVKLFYHTVHEVNIRDYTKAQVDAWAPADIDIESWAKSLSSKFTFVAEEGDQIAGFGELEASGHIDRFYCHQDFQRQGVGRLILKQIESKAKDLGINKLFTEASITARPFFESQGFIVIRKQEVERRGQKLINFPMQKNI from the coding sequence ATGAGAGTACGAACCTACGAAATCGGTGATACCCAACAAATTGTAAAACTGTTTTACCACACCGTACACGAAGTAAACATCCGCGATTACACAAAAGCACAAGTAGATGCTTGGGCGCCAGCAGATATCGATATAGAAAGTTGGGCTAAAAGTTTAAGCAGTAAATTTACTTTCGTAGCAGAAGAGGGCGATCAAATTGCAGGTTTTGGGGAATTAGAAGCAAGCGGCCATATCGATCGCTTTTACTGTCATCAAGATTTTCAAAGGCAAGGAGTCGGCCGGCTAATTTTAAAACAAATTGAGTCAAAAGCCAAAGACTTAGGAATTAACAAGTTATTTACCGAAGCCAGCATTACAGCTCGACCTTTTTTTGAAAGCCAGGGATTTATTGTGATTAGAAAACAAGAAGTAGAACGCCGAGGACAAAAACTCATCAACTTTCCCATGCAAAAAAATATATAA